Proteins from a genomic interval of Haloplasma contractile SSD-17B:
- the yhbY gene encoding ribosome assembly RNA-binding protein YhbY, whose translation MLTGKQRRHLRSLAHKVNPVTQIGKNGLSDNLFKTLDDALEAHELIKVSVLQNCLLDKDEITESLTNELEAERVQQIGNQIVLYRESSKEKQIELP comes from the coding sequence ATGTTAACAGGAAAACAAAGACGCCATCTGAGATCATTAGCTCATAAAGTAAACCCAGTCACTCAAATTGGTAAAAATGGTTTATCAGATAACTTATTTAAAACATTAGATGATGCACTAGAAGCACATGAATTAATAAAAGTTTCTGTGTTACAAAATTGTTTGTTAGACAAAGATGAAATAACAGAATCATTAACGAATGAATTAGAAGCTGAACGTGTTCAGCAAATTGGAAATCAAATTGTCTTATATCGTGAAAGTTCTAAGGAAAAACAAATAGAATTACCTTAA
- the yqeK gene encoding bis(5'-nucleosyl)-tetraphosphatase (symmetrical) YqeK: MSLSLIDLKRIIKAKNPNRYKHILGTFETATYLAKRHQVDEYKCQVAALLHDYAKNEQLNEMQELLKTLEPDLLNHSIELFHGPVGAYLIEKRFNIKDEDILNAIKYHVTGHPNMNEVAKVVYIADYIEPGRKHNVSIQRQLADISLDMGVISCSEGTMNFLNSINESIHPLTLKTYQTLLKHVGVETYEITKNNCKRH; this comes from the coding sequence ATGTCGTTATCACTAATAGATTTAAAACGTATAATAAAAGCAAAGAACCCTAATCGTTATAAACATATATTAGGTACTTTTGAGACTGCAACTTATTTAGCAAAGAGACATCAAGTAGATGAATACAAATGCCAAGTTGCGGCATTATTACATGATTATGCAAAGAATGAACAATTAAATGAAATGCAAGAATTACTAAAAACCTTAGAACCTGATCTACTTAATCACTCAATTGAACTATTTCATGGTCCTGTTGGTGCATACTTAATTGAAAAACGATTCAACATCAAGGATGAAGACATCTTAAATGCAATTAAATATCATGTAACGGGTCATCCAAATATGAATGAAGTTGCTAAAGTTGTTTATATTGCAGATTATATTGAGCCAGGTCGAAAGCATAATGTAAGTATACAAAGACAACTGGCTGATATTAGTTTAGATATGGGAGTTATTAGTTGCTCAGAAGGAACTATGAACTTTTTAAATTCGATTAATGAGTCAATTCATCCATTAACATTAAAGACGTATCAAACACTTTTAAAACATGTAGGAGTTGAAACTTATGAAATTACTAAAAACAATTGTAAGCGCCATTGA
- the rsfS gene encoding ribosome silencing factor, which translates to MKLLKTIVSAIDDGKAEDIKVLDMNNVSPLVDYMVLATGRSDRQVQALVTRVKKAVTENGFDIKHIEGNQMNLWVLVDCKDIIVHVFQEDERVKYNLESLWADVPRLQVDDILE; encoded by the coding sequence ATGAAATTACTAAAAACAATTGTAAGCGCCATTGATGATGGGAAGGCAGAGGACATAAAAGTTCTTGATATGAACAATGTATCGCCGCTTGTTGACTATATGGTTTTAGCAACAGGTAGAAGTGATCGACAAGTGCAGGCACTTGTTACACGTGTCAAAAAGGCAGTTACCGAAAATGGTTTTGATATTAAACATATAGAAGGAAATCAGATGAATCTATGGGTATTAGTAGACTGTAAAGACATAATTGTTCATGTATTTCAAGAAGATGAACGTGTTAAGTATAATCTTGAAAGTCTATGGGCAGATGTACCACGGTTACAAGTAGACGATATTTTAGAGTAG
- a CDS encoding class I SAM-dependent DNA methyltransferase, whose protein sequence is MGRCTTVTSRRYFRVEGFVNMAYEHFYKYYDLLMNDVNYEDWIQIVNQYFNTDDSLLEVGCGTGTILIQLLEKGFSIDGLDISEEMLTIAKEKISQKKVSSNLFLGDMRELESEKKANYDGVICFLDSINYLETKVDVENTFKGIYHILKPDGIFIFDIHSIHKLLTKMDGYSYNETFNSFTYLWNTFVEVFNDHSILYHELSFFIKKAKNVYVRLDEAHKQTVFNEAFYASILEKYGFKIINILYDFNNSIDKEKCDRILFVSKKCL, encoded by the coding sequence ATGGGCAGATGTACCACGGTTACAAGTAGACGATATTTTAGAGTAGAAGGTTTTGTTAATATGGCTTATGAACATTTTTATAAATACTATGATTTATTAATGAATGATGTTAATTATGAGGACTGGATTCAGATTGTAAACCAATACTTTAATACCGATGACAGTCTTTTAGAAGTCGGTTGTGGAACAGGAACAATACTAATCCAGTTACTAGAAAAAGGGTTTAGTATTGATGGACTTGATATAAGCGAAGAAATGCTCACCATTGCTAAAGAGAAGATTAGCCAAAAAAAGGTATCCTCAAACCTTTTTTTGGGTGATATGAGAGAATTAGAATCGGAAAAAAAAGCAAATTACGATGGTGTAATTTGCTTTTTAGATTCAATTAATTATTTAGAAACAAAAGTTGATGTAGAGAATACATTCAAAGGAATTTATCATATTTTAAAACCAGATGGTATATTTATTTTTGACATACATTCTATCCATAAACTTTTAACAAAAATGGATGGCTATTCATATAACGAAACATTTAATTCTTTTACTTACTTATGGAATACATTTGTTGAGGTGTTTAATGACCATTCGATTTTATATCATGAACTTAGTTTCTTTATAAAAAAAGCAAAAAATGTGTATGTTCGCTTGGATGAAGCTCATAAACAGACTGTCTTTAATGAAGCGTTTTATGCATCAATTCTTGAGAAATATGGATTTAAAATTATTAATATTTTATATGACTTTAATAATTCAATAGATAAAGAGAAATGTGACCGAATCCTCTTTGTTAGTAAAAAATGCTTGTAA
- a CDS encoding helix-hairpin-helix domain-containing protein, whose protein sequence is MYISKKMKIALAVSILINMTLLYFIIQKSAEPVNLKAEAEQSEKTIFVDLKGEIVNPGVYELKNQERLFYLVDKAGGLTENADSFKVNLSIILEDEMTIIIPCKNDSSGQMINNRVSINYSDLDALKTLNGIGDSKAKAIIRYREENGPFKKLEELLRVSGIGEATFNSIKDDITL, encoded by the coding sequence ATGTATATAAGTAAAAAAATGAAAATCGCATTAGCAGTATCGATTTTAATTAATATGACTTTGTTGTACTTCATTATTCAAAAAAGTGCTGAACCTGTTAATCTTAAAGCTGAAGCAGAACAATCTGAAAAAACGATTTTTGTCGATTTAAAAGGTGAAATAGTAAATCCAGGTGTATACGAACTGAAGAATCAGGAGCGATTGTTTTATTTAGTAGATAAAGCAGGTGGACTCACTGAGAATGCCGACAGTTTTAAAGTGAATCTTTCAATTATACTAGAAGATGAAATGACAATTATTATTCCTTGTAAAAATGATTCAAGCGGTCAAATGATAAATAATCGTGTTTCTATTAATTATTCTGATTTAGATGCTCTAAAAACATTGAATGGAATTGGTGATTCAAAAGCTAAGGCTATTATCAGATATCGCGAAGAAAATGGTCCATTCAAAAAACTTGAAGAATTACTAAGGGTAAGTGGAATAGGAGAAGCAACTTTTAATAGTATAAAAGATGATATTACTTTATGA
- a CDS encoding DNA internalization-related competence protein ComEC/Rec2, which translates to MIGFQKAFFYLAISVTLSLLLIKDYHLLYVIIGLIYSFFLYRKNKYLLIVALLISMLMVVNYYVQYNYYINSNQFNGESIQLTCVIDSFFEKTEYTYNVTCKKNNKRYLLKIELTTIKDETVLQLGNTIKLKAITSIPKHNTTPHVFNYHSYLTSKKISALLYVDELRVENSYMTHLQAIKYKLYLHLNRIKSNKAYGFAILFGDRSYFDDHYNKEIESLNISYLFAISGLHIGLIVTVFFELLRRCKLNQTIIQIILTVILMMYCYLTNFSPSIMRASLFVLALFIKQKFLFSIHNLNVLSLIYLVLLIINPFSLLNIGFVLSFLITFVFIISGELLSNDQNNRFKSVFIVNLLAQLFSLPIIASMNYTYNFLSIITNIPLSILYVFFILPSSFMIVIIPSSTYFLNPIFVGYESLVSFFSSIDWFLVNIGSFTLIRSVFYYSLLYFIVCNLENQKSIIKLSILLLIVMFSWNQFKIQDEIVFFDVGQGDSILLHSSFNRCTTLVDTGGKVTYTNKISHPSLYSVIPYLESQSINTVDYLFISHGDTDHAGDYALFFKNFYVKHVVLSQYDQSKLKKEIVAVAKQDGSNIILIDQEKSIQCGNFLFTIVSPNKQYGNDNDNSLVIKTTLESQIVLLTGDISKQVENNLIDSGLLNDISILKVAHHGSNTSTSLSFLEHVDAEIGVISVGKNNYGHPSADVLNRLERTKTQYYRTDQDGTIRISYYFKKYRIIETFPPYNNK; encoded by the coding sequence ATGATCGGATTTCAGAAAGCATTTTTTTACCTAGCAATATCAGTTACCTTGAGTTTACTTCTTATAAAAGACTATCATTTACTCTATGTTATAATTGGATTAATTTATTCGTTTTTTCTATATCGTAAAAATAAATACTTACTGATAGTAGCTCTTTTAATATCAATGTTAATGGTGGTAAATTATTATGTTCAATATAACTATTATATAAATTCAAATCAATTCAACGGAGAATCTATTCAATTAACCTGTGTCATCGATTCTTTCTTTGAGAAAACAGAATATACCTATAATGTTACATGTAAAAAAAACAATAAACGGTATCTATTAAAAATTGAACTCACTACTATTAAAGATGAGACAGTTCTACAATTAGGTAATACAATAAAATTAAAAGCAATTACTTCAATTCCAAAACATAATACAACACCACATGTCTTTAATTATCACTCATACCTTACATCGAAAAAAATTTCTGCCTTACTTTATGTTGATGAACTAAGGGTTGAGAACTCATATATGACACACTTACAAGCGATTAAATATAAATTGTATCTTCACTTAAATCGTATCAAATCGAATAAGGCATATGGTTTTGCTATTCTATTTGGTGACCGTAGTTATTTTGATGATCATTATAATAAAGAAATTGAGTCATTAAATATCTCATACCTTTTTGCTATATCTGGATTACATATAGGGCTTATTGTAACAGTATTTTTTGAACTATTAAGACGATGTAAGCTAAATCAAACGATCATACAAATTATACTTACAGTCATTCTAATGATGTATTGTTACCTCACGAACTTCAGTCCTTCAATAATGAGAGCTAGCTTATTTGTATTGGCCTTATTCATTAAACAAAAATTTTTGTTTTCGATTCATAATTTAAATGTTTTAAGTTTAATTTATCTCGTGTTATTAATTATAAATCCCTTTTCGTTATTAAACATAGGATTTGTACTAAGTTTTTTGATTACGTTTGTCTTTATAATTAGTGGTGAACTACTATCTAACGATCAAAACAATAGATTTAAATCAGTATTTATTGTGAACCTGCTAGCTCAACTTTTCTCATTGCCGATTATTGCTTCAATGAATTACACTTATAACTTTTTATCAATCATTACAAACATTCCATTATCGATTTTATATGTATTTTTTATATTACCATCGTCATTCATGATTGTAATTATTCCATCTTCTACTTATTTTTTGAATCCAATATTTGTTGGTTATGAATCGCTCGTATCATTTTTTTCATCAATTGATTGGTTTCTAGTCAATATAGGAAGTTTTACACTCATACGTAGTGTTTTTTACTATAGTTTACTGTACTTCATCGTTTGTAATCTAGAGAATCAAAAATCTATAATTAAGTTGAGTATTTTGTTACTCATTGTAATGTTTAGTTGGAATCAGTTTAAGATACAAGATGAGATCGTGTTTTTTGATGTTGGTCAAGGTGACAGTATATTATTACACTCGTCATTTAATAGATGTACAACGTTGGTCGATACGGGAGGGAAAGTAACCTATACTAATAAAATTAGTCATCCATCTTTATATTCAGTCATACCGTACTTAGAATCACAATCTATAAATACAGTCGATTACCTATTTATTTCGCATGGAGATACCGATCATGCAGGTGACTATGCTTTGTTTTTTAAAAACTTTTATGTGAAACATGTTGTACTTAGTCAATATGATCAATCGAAATTAAAAAAAGAAATTGTAGCGGTTGCAAAACAAGATGGATCGAATATTATACTAATAGACCAGGAAAAATCAATCCAGTGTGGAAACTTTTTATTTACAATTGTCAGTCCGAATAAACAGTATGGAAACGACAATGATAATTCTTTAGTAATTAAAACAACACTTGAATCTCAAATAGTATTATTAACTGGAGATATCAGTAAACAAGTTGAAAATAACTTAATCGATTCTGGTTTACTTAATGATATTTCGATTCTGAAAGTCGCACATCATGGTTCAAATACGTCAACCTCGTTATCCTTTTTAGAGCATGTAGATGCCGAAATTGGTGTTATATCGGTGGGGAAAAATAACTATGGTCATCCTTCAGCTGATGTGCTTAATCGCTTAGAACGAACAAAAACACAGTATTATAGGACGGATCAAGATGGAACGATTAGAATATCATATTATTTCAAAAAATATCGTATTATAGAGACATTTCCACCATATAATAATAAATAG
- the holA gene encoding DNA polymerase III subunit delta: MNHVIILTGENKFAIDAEINKLIKKYKVDELSLSKFDSEESTIDEILNDCETLPFLVDQKLVLINNPVFLSTSKSGLMHNTDRFINYLENPNKTTVLVINACLVKLDGRSKAVKALKKHAKFINKSNLEDYEARRIIKDRLSESNVSIDRDAIGELIARTECDAFKLNSELEKLSFYSETGTTITVDDVRILIAEPMESNVFNLTNSILERNTSDAVKRYKKLLVMNEEPILFAAILAKNFHNLYLIKQFQISRYTENQIKQYLKIHPYQLKKLYQIALRTEIEQITDHINHLQEYDFQVKSGQIDKNLGFELYILRA; encoded by the coding sequence ATGAATCATGTCATTATTTTGACAGGCGAAAATAAATTTGCGATCGATGCAGAAATTAATAAATTAATAAAAAAATATAAAGTAGATGAACTTAGTTTAAGTAAATTTGATAGTGAAGAATCAACTATTGATGAAATACTGAATGATTGTGAGACACTACCATTTTTAGTAGACCAGAAGCTTGTGCTTATTAATAATCCTGTGTTTTTAAGTACATCTAAGTCAGGGTTAATGCATAATACTGATCGTTTCATAAATTATTTAGAAAATCCTAATAAAACAACTGTTCTTGTAATTAACGCGTGTTTAGTTAAACTAGATGGACGAAGCAAGGCTGTAAAAGCTTTAAAGAAGCATGCAAAGTTTATCAACAAATCAAATCTTGAAGATTATGAAGCTAGACGAATTATTAAAGACAGGTTGAGTGAAAGTAATGTATCGATTGATCGAGATGCAATAGGTGAGTTAATCGCTCGTACAGAGTGTGATGCATTTAAACTGAACTCTGAACTCGAGAAACTATCGTTTTATTCTGAAACAGGGACAACAATCACGGTGGATGATGTTCGAATTCTAATCGCTGAACCCATGGAATCGAACGTTTTTAACCTTACAAATAGTATACTAGAGCGTAATACAAGCGATGCTGTTAAGCGCTACAAAAAGTTATTAGTAATGAATGAAGAACCTATTTTATTTGCAGCTATTCTAGCTAAAAACTTTCATAATTTATATTTAATCAAGCAATTTCAGATAAGCAGATATACTGAAAACCAGATCAAACAATATCTTAAAATTCATCCTTATCAATTAAAAAAACTCTACCAGATCGCACTTCGTACTGAAATAGAGCAAATTACTGACCATATAAACCATTTACAAGAATACGATTTTCAAGTGAAATCTGGACAAATTGATAAGAATTTAGGATTTGAATTATATATTTTGAGAGCGTAA